The Flavobacteriales bacterium genomic sequence CAACATCGGCCTGGTGTTTTCCACAATCGAAACACCCTCATTGTAAACGAACGAATTTTTAGCATAGGTAAATGAATTATAGGTGGACCACTTCCCTATTTCAAATGACAAAATGGTTCCAACGGAATATGTTTCACTTGCCTTCAGGTTCCTCACCACAGCAGCAAATGAATTTTCCGTCGGCAATTTCTCCACCGTAAGGTACATGGGGTCTTCTGACCGGGTGTACCCCAGGCTGAATGTGGCGATTCCGGCATAATCTACACTCAGTTCAGACTGCTTGGAAACAGAGGGTTTCAACCCGGGATTTCCCCGAAAAGACGAGAGGGTGTCAATATAATTCACAAACGGATCCAGGTCTTTGAATGCAGGCCTGTTGATTCTGCTCAGGTATGTGAGACTGATCAACAGATCCTCCGACAATTGATAACCTAACCTGGCATTCGGGAACAAATGGATATAGCCTGTATCCACCACCGTTTTTTTCATTACCTCCGACCGACCGTTGCTCACTGTCCACTCAGACCGGGCGCCCAGCATATATTGCCACTTTTTTACAACACCGGACAGCTGTCCGAACAGTGCCAAAGTTTTTTCTTCGTACGCATAGCTGTTCAGCAAGACCGAATCCACCACCCAGGTTCCATGCTGTTTTTCCTGAAAATCAATTCCACTTTCATTGGAAACAATGCCCGCCTTGCACCCCACATCCAGTTTGTGGTTTTTGTTCAATGCATTGCCAAAATCCATTTGCCCGGACAGGATGTTGTATCTGTTGGTGCTTCTGCTTTGCAGCAAACCATTGGCAGGTGTTCCGAAATCAATTTGCTGATCAATCACATCTACATTCCGGATGTCGTGAAATGTGTATTGTCCGGTGAATTTCAATTCGCTTTCCAATGTGTCCAGCATAAGCGAATACCCACCTGTAAACGAATGCCCTGAAGAGGCGGGCTGGCCTGTGGAATGACTGCTGATGTCGCCGGAAAACAAACCATTTTCGTAAATGTTGTTGATGTTCGTAGACGTTGATGACCAATCGTTCACCACGCCGTAATAGTTAAAAAACAAGGTGTTCAAAGTGTCGATCCTGTACTCCGCCTTCAATAGGTTGGCCAGTTCCAGATCATGGGACACATCCGTGACAATCCTATTGTCCATTTCCACCACAGAGGGTTGGGCAATCTTGCGATAGTATGTATCCTCGGTTCGATATGTGCCATTCGCATTTCCCATCCCGTAAAACAGCGACCATTTTTTGTTTTTGTAATTAATATTCCCGCCCACCTGGGTAGACCAGAATGTTTTTCTGTTGACCAGTGCGTACACACTTCCCTGGTAGCCTTCCAGTTCTGATTTTTTTGTTATGATTTCTATCACAGCATTTCCCTGGGCATCATACTTCGGGCCCGGGTTTTCTATGATGTTTATTTTCTTCACATCCCTTGACCCTATGGCATTCAATATATCCGTGGTGGCCACGCGCTGTCCGTCAACATAAACAATGGCTGTTCCCTTGCCCGGAACAACTACCTGTCCATCTGATTTCACGATTACATTCGGACTGCTTTTCAACACATCAAGCGCGGTTCCTTTTTCACTCAGAATGGTCCCGTCAACATTTACAACCAACTTATCAATTTCCTTCACATACAAAGGGATGTTGCCAGTGATTTCAACGGTTTTCAACAACCTCGTGGTTAGCGTTACGGTACCGATATCCACCACACCGTTTTTATCCGCTTGCAATGGCTGGTTATAATACTGTTGTTCGTAAGCGAAGGTGGTGAACAGCAAAATAACAGGCATCTCATCTATGCCTGACAATTCGAAACGACCATTCATAATATAGGTTCCTTTGACCATAACCGAATCGCCGATTCGCAGCGCCAATACATTCCCGTAGTCAACCGGTTGGCCCTTTTCATCAACCACCTTTCCCTGAATGGTTGCTCCCTGTCCGTATGCCTTTGCCGTGACAAAGAACAATACCAAAAGCAACAGACTTCGGGTGAACGCATGCATCCTGTTTCTCGTTTTCCTCATGGTATGTGTGTCGACCATATTATTCAAAACATATCGAATCTTCCTTTTCCTTTGCATGCAAACATAAATACCCCGGGAAAAGTATAT encodes the following:
- a CDS encoding TonB-dependent receptor; protein product: MRKTRNRMHAFTRSLLLLVLFFVTAKAYGQGATIQGKVVDEKGQPVDYGNVLALRIGDSVMVKGTYIMNGRFELSGIDEMPVILLFTTFAYEQQYYNQPLQADKNGVVDIGTVTLTTRLLKTVEITGNIPLYVKEIDKLVVNVDGTILSEKGTALDVLKSSPNVIVKSDGQVVVPGKGTAIVYVDGQRVATTDILNAIGSRDVKKINIIENPGPKYDAQGNAVIEIITKKSELEGYQGSVYALVNRKTFWSTQVGGNINYKNKKWSLFYGMGNANGTYRTEDTYYRKIAQPSVVEMDNRIVTDVSHDLELANLLKAEYRIDTLNTLFFNYYGVVNDWSSTSTNINNIYENGLFSGDISSHSTGQPASSGHSFTGGYSLMLDTLESELKFTGQYTFHDIRNVDVIDQQIDFGTPANGLLQSRSTNRYNILSGQMDFGNALNKNHKLDVGCKAGIVSNESGIDFQEKQHGTWVVDSVLLNSYAYEEKTLALFGQLSGVVKKWQYMLGARSEWTVSNGRSEVMKKTVVDTGYIHLFPNARLGYQLSEDLLISLTYLSRINRPAFKDLDPFVNYIDTLSSFRGNPGLKPSVSKQSELSVDYAGIATFSLGYTRSEDPMYLTVEKLPTENSFAAVVRNLKASETYSVGTILSFEIGKWSTYNSFTYAKNSFVYNEGVSIVENTRPMLFLSLYNEFNVFKDASLELTYEYVSPGADGLFVLRPYQSLGAGISAKFFKRKLVAKFTGFDLTYREIESGTTQLNDFYVDYSSKTDTRTWRCMLTWNFGKLKDTKIKDETLEGDFDRIKKN